In Quercus robur chromosome 10, dhQueRobu3.1, whole genome shotgun sequence, a genomic segment contains:
- the LOC126703765 gene encoding 2-oxoglutarate-dependent dioxygenase AOP3-like — protein sequence MAIQTRAKIPVLDFSSEDLKPGTGSWFSMRKQVCHALKEYGCFVVELGHKVSLQLYNKIFDAVGELFDFPTETKKKITYEKPFHGYASSALHERLVIEEEGFEICGVSWFSEIADSYVKQMEELDKMVMRLVFENYGAEKYYNSHMESTTHTVAFLNYNEPQKTGTNTGLKNHTDKHFTFILHQNRIKGLEIKTKNGEWIGFDPSPSTFIFLAADALEVWSNYRIQACIQQVTLSTENEIRYSLELFAFNDGSICVLEELNFDEDHPLQYRPLNILEYFKV from the exons ATGGCTATCCAAACACGGGCCAAGATTCCAGTTCTTGATTTTTCTAGTGAGGACTTGAAGCCTGGTACAGGTTCATGGTTCTCAATGCGCAAACAAGTTTGCCATGCACTTAAAGAGTATGGTTGTTTTGTAGTAGAACTTGGCCATAAAGTTTctttacaactttacaataaaATCTTTGATGCAGTGGGTGAGTTGTTTGATTTTCCCAcagaaaccaaaaagaaaatcacTTATGAAAAGCCTTTCCATGGCTATGCCTCTAGTGCTCTCCACGAACGTTTGGTGATTGAAGAAGAGGGATTTGAAATCTGTGG TGTCTCTTGGTTTAGTGAGATTGCAGATTCATATGTGAAGCAGATGGAAGAATTAGATAAAATGGTGATGAGATTGGTATTTGAAAACTATGGTGCAGAGAAatactataactctcacatggAATCAACTACTCATACTGTCgcatttctaaattataatgaaCCCCAAAAGACAGGGACCAACACAGGCCTTAAAAACCACACGGACAAACACTTCACTTTCATACTTCATCAAAATCGTATAAAGGGCCTTGAGATAAAAACTAAGAATGGTGAATGGATTGGTTTTGATCCCTCCCCTTCAACCTTTATATTCTTAGCAGCTGATGCACTCGAG GTATGGAGCAATTACAGGATACAAGCTTGCATCCAACAAGTTACATTGAGTACTGAAAATGAGATTAGATATTCACTCGAGTTGTTTGCATTCAATGATGGGTCAATATGTGTGCTAGAAGAATTA